The Blastomonas fulva genome contains a region encoding:
- a CDS encoding LacI family DNA-binding transcriptional regulator, with translation MKEPRGPRRQRNVPTISDVAAQAGVSPMTVSRVINGESNVRDDTRLRVEEAIAALNYAPNVAARTLAGGDDIRIGLLHSNPSFAYLSEFLVGSLDQASRSNVHLVVEKCDDDGGEAAAVDHLLRGRIDGVVLPPPLSDSLPILSALEARGIPVVAVATGRAPDWALSVSIDDRQAAYDMTRHLIQLGHVRIGFITGNPNQTASAERLEGYRAALKDAGLTTGSELVAEGMFTYRSGLDAADLLLDSADPPTAIFAANDDMAAATVAIAHRKGLDVPGDLTVCGFDDTALATTIWPELTTIRQPVIEMSRRAVELLVRTIRNGKASAADQPAHVLADYELIRRQSDAAPRRRPAARKPG, from the coding sequence ATGAAGGAACCTCGAGGCCCAAGGCGTCAGCGCAACGTTCCCACGATCAGCGACGTGGCGGCCCAAGCGGGGGTTTCCCCGATGACCGTGAGCCGCGTGATCAACGGCGAAAGCAACGTCCGCGATGACACCCGTCTCCGGGTGGAAGAGGCGATTGCCGCGTTGAATTATGCGCCCAATGTCGCGGCGCGAACGCTCGCCGGGGGCGACGACATCCGCATCGGTCTGCTGCATTCCAACCCGTCCTTTGCCTATCTGAGCGAGTTTCTGGTGGGCAGCCTCGATCAGGCCAGCCGCAGCAACGTGCATCTGGTGGTCGAGAAATGCGACGACGATGGCGGCGAGGCGGCTGCGGTCGATCATCTGCTGCGCGGCCGCATTGATGGCGTTGTGCTGCCGCCGCCGCTCAGCGACTCGCTGCCGATCCTGTCGGCGCTGGAAGCGCGCGGGATTCCAGTCGTTGCGGTTGCCACGGGCCGCGCCCCCGACTGGGCGCTGTCGGTAAGCATCGACGACCGCCAGGCCGCCTATGACATGACCCGGCATCTGATCCAGCTGGGCCATGTGCGTATCGGCTTCATCACCGGAAACCCCAACCAGACCGCCAGCGCCGAGCGTCTGGAGGGCTATAGGGCCGCGCTCAAGGATGCAGGGCTGACCACGGGGTCGGAGCTGGTGGCAGAGGGCATGTTCACGTACCGCTCGGGGCTGGATGCCGCCGATCTGCTGCTCGACAGCGCCGACCCGCCCACCGCGATCTTTGCTGCGAACGACGACATGGCGGCGGCGACGGTCGCCATCGCGCACCGCAAGGGGCTCGACGTTCCGGGCGACCTGACTGTGTGCGGGTTTGACGACACCGCGCTTGCCACCACCATCTGGCCCGAGCTCACCACAATCCGCCAACCGGTGATCGAAATGTCGCGCCGCGCGGTCGAACTGCTGGTGCGCACCATCCGCAACGGCAAGGCGTCTGCTGCGGACCAGCCAGCGCATGTCCTTGCCGACTACGAGCTGATCCGCAGGCAATCCGATGCGGCTCCGCGCCGCCGCCCGGCGGCGCGGAAGCCCGGCTGA
- a CDS encoding alpha-glucuronidase family glycosyl hydrolase, translated as MKLFTLQNPLWACAALVLASPAVADDGYRLWLGEGATTQARSGVEVRGESETLRLAADELRRNLPALSVPVVVARADDAALAGLRLDARSLGSEGYAVRRAQVAGREVLLVTGSVDVGVLYGAFALLRHINSGGDIANIDLASSPQTKLRILNHWDNLDGVVERGYSGQSLWDWWVLPDFKDPRYADYARANASIGINGTVLNNVNAKADSLTAPYIAKAAALADVFRLYGIRVYLSARFSAPIELGGLKTADPRDPAVAAWWKAKADEIYRAIPDFGGFLVKANSEGQPGPRDYGASHADGANMLAAAVKPHNGIVMWRAFVYADTDPEDRAKQAYTEFKPLDGSFADNVLVQVKNGAIDFQPREPFHPLFGAMPRTPLIAEFQITKEYLGFATHLAYLGPLFEEVLDAQTGVRRGETVASVVTGKADGHSLSGMAGVANIGRDRDWSGGTFNQANWYVFGRMAWDPSLSSEAIAREWAAQTFGNDPVVIDTVVAMMMRSREAVVDYTGPLGLAHLFATGHHYGPGPWVSDLARPEWNPVYYHRADRQGIGFDRTRTGSNAVAQYAPVLARRYADPKTTPPEELLWFHHLPWDYKMPAGNTLWEEMVRRYDRGVAEVDSMRSQWATLRPRIDAERWTKTDAFLGVQQREARWWRDASLAYWMSINGLPLPNGSAAPQHDLEWYRQQSFPFAPGNPK; from the coding sequence ATGAAACTGTTCACTCTGCAGAACCCGCTCTGGGCCTGCGCCGCGCTTGTGCTGGCCAGTCCCGCCGTTGCCGATGACGGCTATCGGCTGTGGCTGGGCGAGGGGGCGACGACGCAGGCGCGCTCCGGGGTCGAGGTAAGGGGCGAATCGGAAACGCTGCGGCTGGCCGCTGACGAACTCCGGCGCAACCTACCCGCGCTGTCGGTTCCGGTCGTGGTCGCCAGAGCCGACGATGCCGCGCTCGCCGGTCTGCGGCTCGATGCCCGAAGCCTGGGCTCCGAAGGTTATGCTGTGCGGCGGGCGCAGGTGGCGGGCCGCGAGGTGCTGCTGGTCACCGGTTCGGTCGATGTCGGCGTGCTCTACGGCGCCTTTGCGCTGCTGCGGCATATCAACAGCGGCGGCGATATCGCGAACATCGACCTTGCCTCTTCGCCGCAGACGAAGCTGCGCATTCTGAACCATTGGGACAATCTCGATGGGGTGGTCGAGCGCGGCTATTCGGGCCAGTCGCTTTGGGACTGGTGGGTGCTGCCCGACTTCAAGGACCCGCGCTATGCGGATTATGCCCGCGCCAATGCCTCGATCGGCATCAACGGCACCGTGCTCAATAACGTCAACGCCAAGGCTGACAGCCTGACCGCACCCTATATCGCCAAGGCTGCAGCGTTGGCCGATGTTTTTCGCCTTTATGGCATCCGGGTCTATCTATCGGCGCGTTTTTCCGCACCGATCGAGCTCGGAGGGTTGAAAACAGCCGATCCGCGCGACCCGGCGGTGGCGGCGTGGTGGAAGGCCAAGGCGGACGAGATCTATCGCGCGATCCCCGATTTCGGCGGTTTTCTGGTCAAGGCCAACAGCGAGGGGCAGCCCGGCCCGCGTGATTATGGTGCCAGTCATGCCGATGGCGCCAACATGCTGGCGGCGGCGGTCAAACCGCATAATGGCATCGTGATGTGGCGCGCGTTCGTCTATGCCGACACCGACCCCGAAGATCGCGCCAAGCAGGCCTATACCGAGTTCAAGCCGCTCGATGGCAGCTTCGCCGACAATGTCCTGGTCCAGGTCAAGAACGGAGCGATCGATTTCCAGCCGCGCGAACCGTTCCACCCGCTTTTCGGCGCGATGCCCAGAACACCGCTGATCGCCGAGTTCCAGATCACCAAGGAGTATCTCGGCTTCGCGACGCATCTGGCCTATCTCGGCCCGCTGTTCGAGGAGGTGCTCGATGCGCAGACTGGCGTGCGGCGGGGAGAAACCGTGGCCTCGGTGGTCACCGGCAAGGCCGACGGCCATTCCCTCAGCGGGATGGCGGGGGTCGCCAATATCGGGCGCGACCGGGACTGGTCCGGGGGCACGTTCAACCAGGCCAACTGGTATGTGTTTGGGCGGATGGCCTGGGACCCTTCGCTCTCGTCAGAGGCCATAGCCCGCGAATGGGCGGCGCAGACCTTCGGCAACGATCCGGTCGTCATCGACACCGTGGTCGCGATGATGATGCGCTCGCGCGAGGCGGTGGTCGATTATACCGGGCCGCTGGGGCTGGCGCATCTGTTCGCCACCGGTCACCATTACGGGCCCGGGCCGTGGGTGTCCGATCTGGCCCGGCCCGAATGGAACCCGGTCTATTATCACCGCGCGGACAGGCAGGGGATCGGATTCGATCGCACCCGCACCGGCAGCAACGCGGTCGCGCAATATGCGCCGGTGCTTGCCAGGCGCTATGCCGACCCGAAGACCACACCGCCCGAAGAACTCTTGTGGTTCCACCATCTGCCCTGGGACTACAAGATGCCCGCTGGCAACACGCTGTGGGAGGAAATGGTGCGCCGCTATGACCGCGGCGTGGCAGAAGTGGACTCGATGCGCAGCCAATGGGCGACGCTCAGGCCACGGATTGATGCCGAGCGCTGGACCAAGACCGATGCGTTTCTGGGCGTGCAGCAGCGCGAGGCCCGGTGGTGGCGCGATGCGAGCCTGGCGTACTGGATGTCGATCAACGGCCTGCCGTTGCCCAATGGATCGGCCGCGCCGCAGCACGATCTTGAGTGGTACAGGCAGCAGAGCTTTCCGTTTGCACCGGGCAATCCCAAATAG
- a CDS encoding glycoside hydrolase family 3 N-terminal domain-containing protein has translation MFCWSASASLLAMMPLAARAATPIYRDPAAPIDLRVDDLLSRMTLDEKVAQLITLSRTKRDVMDDALAFDPAKASAAYPHGFGQVARPSDRGGAATANNNPAGPAIAAPTGRWRAPADTIAFINAAQKWARSTRLGIPILFHEECLHGYMAPTATSFPQAIALAGTFDRNLMEKVSSVIGREVRAHGGILALSPVVDIARDPRWGRIEETFGEDPYLCGEMGIAAVLGLQGRSKILAPGKVFATLKHMTGHGQPESGENVAPAPLAERELRERFFPPFRKIVKQTGIAAVMPSYNEIDGVPSHANRWLLGDVLRGEWGFDGLIVSDYAAIGELASLHHVAPDMAAAARLALIAGVDSDLPDGEAFRTLGDQVRAGKVPLALVDQACRRMLTLKFRAGLFEAAPVDARAAAKLTANAEALALARTSAEKAITLLTNDGTLPLKPGAHERVAVIGPNAAVARLGGYSSLPTNPVSLLDGVKARLKNQAEVIFAQGVFITQSEDRSANEILLADPARNRQLIAEAVEVAKTCDVILLAIGDTEQTSREGFAKNHLGDRTSLDLVGEQNELFEAIKATGKPVVVIAINGRPPSWPTVAEQANALLECWYMGQQGGHAMAASLFGDVNPGGKLPVTVARHVGQVPVFYDAKPSARRGYLFDTTDPLFPFGHGLSYTRFELSAPRLSTSRIGPGAGVTVSVDVANVGDREGDEVVQLYIRDQVASVTQPIKVLKGFQRVTLKPGERRTVAIVLEPDAFAIWNDQMREVVEPGLFDIMTGPDSRNLQTVTLEIA, from the coding sequence ATGTTTTGCTGGAGCGCATCGGCTTCCCTGCTGGCGATGATGCCCCTGGCCGCGCGCGCGGCAACCCCGATCTACCGCGACCCTGCCGCCCCTATCGACCTCAGGGTCGACGATCTGCTCTCGCGGATGACGCTGGACGAAAAGGTCGCGCAGCTGATCACGCTGTCGCGCACCAAGCGCGACGTGATGGACGATGCACTGGCGTTCGATCCGGCAAAGGCATCCGCCGCCTATCCCCACGGATTCGGCCAGGTCGCCCGCCCCTCCGACCGGGGTGGCGCGGCCACTGCCAACAACAATCCGGCGGGTCCGGCAATCGCCGCCCCGACCGGGCGTTGGCGCGCGCCCGCAGACACGATCGCCTTCATCAATGCTGCGCAAAAATGGGCGCGGTCGACTAGGCTGGGCATCCCAATCCTATTTCACGAGGAGTGCCTGCACGGCTACATGGCACCGACCGCGACCAGCTTCCCGCAGGCGATTGCGCTCGCAGGAACCTTCGACCGCAACCTGATGGAAAAGGTCAGCTCGGTCATCGGCCGCGAGGTGCGCGCGCATGGCGGAATTCTGGCATTGTCGCCGGTGGTGGACATCGCCCGCGACCCGCGCTGGGGCCGGATCGAGGAAACCTTTGGCGAGGACCCGTATTTGTGCGGCGAGATGGGCATCGCCGCCGTCCTGGGGCTGCAGGGGCGCAGCAAAATCCTCGCCCCGGGCAAGGTGTTCGCGACGCTCAAGCACATGACCGGGCACGGTCAGCCCGAAAGCGGCGAGAATGTCGCCCCTGCCCCGCTCGCTGAACGCGAATTGCGCGAGCGCTTCTTCCCGCCCTTCCGCAAGATCGTGAAGCAGACCGGGATCGCCGCCGTGATGCCATCGTACAACGAGATCGACGGCGTGCCGAGCCACGCCAACCGCTGGCTGCTGGGCGACGTGCTGCGCGGCGAATGGGGTTTCGACGGCCTGATCGTCAGCGACTATGCCGCGATCGGCGAGCTTGCCTCGCTGCACCATGTCGCGCCCGATATGGCAGCAGCTGCACGGCTGGCATTGATCGCCGGAGTGGACAGCGATCTGCCCGATGGCGAGGCCTTCCGCACGCTGGGCGACCAGGTGCGTGCTGGCAAGGTTCCGCTGGCTTTGGTCGATCAGGCCTGCCGCCGGATGCTGACGCTCAAGTTCCGCGCCGGGCTGTTCGAGGCCGCACCGGTCGATGCTCGCGCTGCCGCCAAGCTCACCGCCAATGCCGAAGCTCTGGCGCTCGCTCGGACATCTGCCGAAAAGGCGATCACGCTGCTGACCAACGACGGCACGTTGCCGCTCAAGCCCGGCGCGCACGAGCGCGTTGCGGTGATCGGGCCGAATGCTGCGGTCGCACGGCTGGGCGGCTATTCCTCGCTGCCCACCAACCCCGTCTCATTGCTCGACGGCGTCAAGGCGCGGTTGAAGAACCAGGCCGAGGTCATTTTCGCGCAGGGCGTGTTCATCACGCAGAGCGAGGACCGCTCGGCCAACGAGATCCTGCTCGCCGACCCGGCAAGGAACCGCCAGCTGATCGCCGAGGCTGTCGAGGTCGCGAAGACATGCGATGTCATCCTGCTGGCGATAGGCGATACCGAGCAGACCAGCCGCGAGGGCTTTGCCAAGAACCATCTGGGCGACCGCACCAGCCTTGATCTAGTGGGCGAGCAGAACGAGCTGTTCGAGGCGATAAAGGCGACCGGCAAGCCCGTGGTCGTGATCGCGATCAACGGTCGCCCGCCCTCCTGGCCAACGGTGGCGGAACAGGCCAATGCGCTTCTCGAGTGCTGGTACATGGGCCAGCAGGGCGGCCATGCGATGGCAGCGTCCTTGTTCGGCGATGTGAACCCCGGCGGCAAGCTGCCGGTGACGGTCGCGCGGCATGTCGGTCAGGTGCCGGTGTTCTACGACGCCAAGCCCTCGGCACGCCGCGGCTATCTTTTCGACACCACCGACCCGCTGTTCCCGTTCGGCCACGGCCTCAGTTACACCCGCTTCGAGCTGAGCGCGCCGCGTCTCTCCACCTCACGCATCGGACCGGGTGCCGGCGTTACCGTATCGGTCGATGTCGCCAACGTCGGCGATCGCGAAGGCGACGAGGTCGTGCAACTCTATATCCGCGATCAGGTCGCTTCGGTCACCCAGCCGATCAAGGTGCTCAAAGGCTTCCAGCGAGTCACGCTCAAGCCGGGCGAGCGCAGGACCGTTGCCATTGTGCTCGAACCCGATGCTTTTGCCATCTGGAACGACCAGATGCGCGAGGTCGTCGAGCCCGGGCTGTTCGACATCATGACCGGCCCCGACAGCCGCAACCTTCAAACCGTTACCCTCGAAATCGCCTAA
- the manD gene encoding D-mannonate dehydratase ManD has product MPKIVDARVIITCPGRNFVTLKIICDDGTTGVGDATLNGRELSVASYLTDHVIPCLIGRDAHRIEDIWQYLYKGAYWRRGPVTMSAIAAVDTALWDIKGKIAGLPVYQLLGGASRENVMVYGHANGTTIEDTIAVALDYQRQGYKAIRLQCGVPGMASTYGVSKDRYFYEPADADLPTENVWNTSKYLRVVPELFKAAREALGWDVHLLHDIHHRLTPIEAGRLGKDLEPYRPFWLEDATPAENQEAFKLIRQHTTAPLAVGEIFNSIHDCRELIQNQLIDYIRATVVHAGGITHLRRIASLADLYQIRTGCHGATDLSPVCMAAALHFDLSVPNFGVQEYMRHTPETDAVFPHAYTFADGAMHPGDEPGLGVDIDEELAAGYEYSRAFLPVNRLEDGTMYNW; this is encoded by the coding sequence ATGCCCAAAATCGTCGATGCCCGCGTCATCATCACCTGCCCGGGCCGCAACTTCGTCACGCTCAAGATCATCTGCGACGACGGCACCACCGGCGTCGGCGATGCGACGCTCAACGGACGCGAACTTTCGGTCGCGAGCTATCTGACCGACCATGTCATCCCCTGCCTGATCGGCCGCGATGCGCATCGGATCGAGGATATCTGGCAGTATCTCTACAAGGGTGCGTACTGGCGGCGCGGGCCGGTGACGATGAGCGCGATCGCCGCGGTCGACACCGCTTTGTGGGACATCAAGGGCAAGATCGCTGGGCTCCCCGTCTACCAGCTGCTCGGCGGGGCGAGCCGCGAGAACGTCATGGTCTACGGCCATGCCAATGGCACCACAATCGAGGACACGATCGCGGTCGCGCTCGACTACCAGCGCCAGGGCTACAAGGCGATCCGCCTGCAGTGCGGCGTCCCCGGAATGGCATCGACCTATGGCGTCAGCAAGGACCGCTATTTCTACGAACCCGCCGATGCCGACCTGCCCACCGAGAACGTTTGGAACACCAGCAAATATCTGCGCGTGGTGCCCGAACTGTTCAAGGCGGCGCGCGAGGCTCTGGGCTGGGACGTGCACCTGCTGCACGACATCCACCACCGGCTGACCCCGATCGAGGCGGGGCGGCTGGGCAAGGACCTTGAGCCCTATCGCCCGTTCTGGCTGGAGGATGCGACCCCTGCCGAGAACCAGGAAGCCTTCAAGCTGATCCGTCAGCACACAACCGCGCCGCTGGCTGTCGGCGAGATTTTCAATTCGATCCACGACTGCCGCGAGCTGATCCAGAACCAGTTGATCGACTATATCCGCGCCACCGTAGTACACGCAGGCGGCATCACTCATTTGCGCCGCATTGCGTCGCTCGCCGATCTGTATCAGATCCGCACCGGCTGCCACGGCGCGACCGACCTCTCTCCGGTGTGCATGGCCGCAGCTTTGCACTTCGACCTGTCGGTGCCCAATTTCGGGGTGCAGGAATATATGCGCCACACGCCCGAAACCGACGCGGTCTTCCCGCACGCCTACACCTTTGCCGACGGCGCGATGCATCCCGGTGACGAGCCCGGCCTTGGCGTCGATATCGACGAGGAACTCGCCGCCGGTTACGAATACAGCCGCGCCTTCCTGCCGGTGAACCGGCTGGAAGATGGCACGATGTATAACTGGTGA
- a CDS encoding MFS transporter, with the protein MTQVPPTPEATVVKPRGRIRWVICALLFAAVVLSYIDRLVLGVLKPQLETLYGWTNSGYGDISGYFQVCYGIGFLAFGWLIDRIGPRAGYLLAMGLWTIGHFAQVLVTSTTGFVIARIPLALGEAGTFPSALAAASQWFPKKERALAIGIFNAGANVGAIITPLLVSFIVVGLAFDWRWAFIVTGLFNLVWLFVWWRFYRNPAQHPKVTPEERAWIEAEPADDAGRTGFLNVLRHREAWAYMAGRFLIDPVWWTFLFWLPDFFNKQYGYDLKNFGPPLVAIYILADVGAIAGGWYSSHLLKKGIATGRARKQAMFVCALFALPVMFAIEADNIWIAVGCIGLACAAHQGFSTNLFALPGDQFPRFAQGTLIGLGGFAGACGGFIASKSLGVLLDRVGSYEPFFIACGMAYLVALVVFHFLNPRYAPVQVASSR; encoded by the coding sequence GTGACACAGGTGCCGCCCACCCCCGAAGCCACGGTTGTCAAACCGCGCGGCCGTATCCGCTGGGTCATCTGCGCGCTGCTGTTTGCTGCGGTGGTGCTGTCCTATATCGACCGGCTGGTGCTCGGCGTGCTCAAGCCACAGCTCGAGACGCTCTATGGCTGGACCAATTCGGGCTATGGCGACATCTCAGGCTATTTCCAGGTCTGCTATGGCATCGGCTTTCTGGCGTTCGGATGGTTGATTGACCGCATCGGCCCGCGCGCGGGCTATCTGCTGGCGATGGGGCTGTGGACGATCGGCCATTTTGCGCAGGTGCTGGTGACATCGACGACAGGCTTCGTCATCGCGCGAATCCCGCTCGCGCTGGGCGAGGCGGGCACCTTCCCCTCGGCACTCGCCGCCGCCTCGCAATGGTTCCCCAAGAAGGAACGCGCGCTCGCGATCGGCATCTTCAACGCGGGGGCCAATGTCGGTGCGATCATCACCCCGCTGCTGGTCTCATTCATCGTCGTTGGCCTCGCGTTCGACTGGCGCTGGGCGTTCATCGTTACCGGGCTGTTCAACCTGGTCTGGCTGTTCGTCTGGTGGCGCTTCTACCGCAACCCCGCGCAGCACCCCAAGGTCACGCCCGAAGAGCGCGCCTGGATCGAGGCGGAGCCCGCGGACGATGCCGGCCGCACCGGCTTTCTCAACGTGCTGCGCCACCGCGAAGCGTGGGCGTACATGGCCGGTCGCTTCCTGATCGATCCGGTGTGGTGGACCTTCCTGTTCTGGTTGCCCGATTTCTTCAACAAGCAATATGGCTATGACCTCAAGAACTTCGGTCCGCCTTTGGTGGCGATCTATATCCTGGCCGACGTCGGCGCGATCGCGGGCGGCTGGTACAGCTCCCACCTGCTCAAGAAAGGCATCGCCACCGGACGCGCCCGCAAGCAGGCTATGTTCGTCTGCGCATTGTTCGCGCTGCCGGTGATGTTCGCGATCGAGGCGGACAATATCTGGATCGCGGTGGGCTGCATCGGCCTCGCCTGCGCCGCGCATCAGGGCTTTTCGACCAACCTGTTCGCGCTTCCGGGCGACCAGTTTCCAAGGTTCGCGCAAGGCACGCTGATCGGGCTGGGCGGGTTTGCAGGCGCATGCGGCGGGTTCATCGCCTCCAAGTCGCTCGGCGTGCTGCTCGACCGGGTCGGCAGCTACGAACCGTTCTTTATCGCGTGCGGCATGGCCTATCTGGTCGCCCTGGTCGTGTTCCACTTCCTCAACCCGCGTTACGCGCCCGTGCAGGTTGCCAGCAGCCGATGA
- a CDS encoding GH35 family beta-galactosidase — MIRKLALCSAALSIAALPFPGLANPPELRRQGSATQLIVNGQPHLIIGGELSNSAASSADYMAPHWARLKAMHVDTVLAPVAWELIEPVEGRYDWSSFDAMLKAARANDLKLVILWFGAWKNSMSTYVPSWVKRDQARFPRAQTPGGQGIEILSTFGAETLKADSRAFAALMAHIKAVDDAQNTVVMTQVENEIGMLPVARDYSPAANAAFREPVPAQLTEYLARNRDSLVPEMKAMWLERGAKMQGSWEELFGPGDAAAEVFTAWHYAHFADELTRAGKAGYAMPMYVNVALNRPGRAPGEYPSGGPLPHLFDVWKAGAPSIDFLAPDIYFPNFTRIIARYDRSDNPLFVPEAHNADNPAVPANAFYALAEHDAIGFSPFSIDSIDAEPGALKQAYGVLQQLKPFILQHQGTDRIAGFKPHQAYDETVDFAPQERVIGDYRFTVSFTMDIQRPALTPQTAGFGGMIIQIGPEEYLIAGQGITVTFKPVGGDQPLAGIDVAHEGVFDAAGGWKPGRLLNGDQTHQGRHIRLFPGDWQIQRVKLYRYR, encoded by the coding sequence ATGATCCGCAAGCTCGCGCTGTGTTCGGCAGCCTTGTCCATTGCCGCCCTGCCCTTCCCGGGCCTTGCCAATCCGCCCGAGCTGCGCCGCCAGGGCAGCGCCACGCAGCTGATCGTCAACGGGCAGCCGCACCTGATCATCGGTGGCGAGCTCAGCAATTCGGCGGCATCGAGCGCGGACTATATGGCGCCGCACTGGGCGCGGCTGAAGGCGATGCATGTCGATACCGTGCTGGCGCCGGTGGCATGGGAGCTGATCGAACCGGTCGAAGGCCGCTATGACTGGTCGTCGTTCGACGCAATGCTCAAGGCGGCGCGCGCGAACGATCTCAAGCTGGTCATCCTGTGGTTCGGCGCGTGGAAGAACAGCATGTCGACTTATGTGCCGTCGTGGGTGAAACGCGATCAGGCGCGCTTCCCCCGCGCGCAAACGCCTGGCGGGCAGGGCATCGAGATCCTGTCGACCTTTGGCGCGGAAACGCTCAAGGCCGACAGCCGCGCCTTTGCCGCGCTGATGGCGCATATCAAGGCGGTCGATGACGCACAGAACACCGTCGTGATGACTCAGGTCGAAAACGAGATCGGCATGCTCCCGGTGGCGCGCGATTACAGCCCTGCTGCCAATGCGGCCTTTCGCGAGCCGGTCCCCGCCCAGCTGACCGAGTATCTGGCGCGCAACCGCGACAGCCTGGTGCCTGAGATGAAGGCGATGTGGCTGGAGCGCGGCGCCAAGATGCAGGGCAGCTGGGAAGAGCTGTTCGGCCCGGGCGATGCCGCCGCCGAGGTGTTCACCGCATGGCATTATGCGCACTTTGCCGACGAACTCACCCGCGCGGGCAAGGCAGGCTATGCCATGCCAATGTACGTCAACGTCGCGCTAAACCGTCCCGGACGGGCACCGGGCGAGTACCCCAGCGGCGGGCCCCTGCCCCATCTGTTCGATGTGTGGAAGGCAGGCGCGCCGTCGATCGACTTCCTGGCTCCGGATATCTATTTCCCCAATTTCACGCGGATCATTGCGCGCTACGACCGCAGCGACAATCCGCTGTTCGTCCCAGAGGCGCACAATGCGGACAATCCCGCGGTCCCGGCCAATGCGTTCTATGCCCTCGCCGAGCACGACGCGATCGGCTTCAGCCCGTTCTCGATCGACTCGATCGACGCGGAACCGGGCGCGCTCAAACAGGCCTATGGCGTGCTGCAGCAGCTCAAGCCCTTCATCCTGCAGCATCAGGGCACCGACCGGATCGCAGGGTTCAAGCCGCATCAGGCCTATGACGAGACCGTCGACTTTGCGCCGCAGGAGCGCGTGATCGGCGACTATCGCTTTACCGTCTCGTTCACCATGGACATCCAGCGCCCGGCGCTCACTCCGCAAACCGCAGGCTTTGGCGGCATGATCATCCAGATCGGTCCGGAGGAATATCTGATCGCGGGGCAAGGCATCACCGTCACCTTCAAGCCGGTGGGCGGCGACCAGCCGCTGGCGGGGATCGACGTTGCGCACGAAGGCGTGTTCGATGCTGCGGGCGGCTGGAAACCGGGGCGGCTGCTCAACGGCGACCAGACCCATCAGGGGCGGCACATCCGCCTGTTCCCTGGCGACTGGCAGATCCAGCGCGTGAAGCTCTACCGGTACCGCTAA
- a CDS encoding SGNH/GDSL hydrolase family protein: protein MRTAISLLALALAMPPAAAAAKSPDPQGATCPWKAAWASSQMLPDVANALPAGALDNATLRQIVRPSIAGSYLRVRLSNVFGTTPLRIGGATLARSTNNASGDIDAATLRTLSFGGAAGAIIPPGGEWLSDPVAWSGGAFQDLAISVHVLAEPGGQTSHPGSRATSYVVRGDAARAPMLAGATAVDHWYLLSGIEVTSCKARDGVVVLGDSITDGRGSTTNGNDRWTDFLARRLDGRAAVINQGIGGNRVLLDGLGPNALARLDRDVLAQPGIRHLIVLEGINDIGTLARQKTATAADHASLVDQITGAYAQIIARAHARGIKVHGATILPFMGNTFYDPDAASEADRQAINAWIRSSGAFDSVIELDAVMRDPARPAHLNPAFDIGDGLHPNPAGFRAMADAVPLSLFD from the coding sequence ATGCGAACGGCAATATCTCTCCTCGCACTGGCGCTGGCCATGCCCCCTGCGGCCGCTGCTGCCAAGTCGCCCGATCCGCAAGGCGCAACCTGCCCGTGGAAGGCCGCCTGGGCCTCGTCGCAGATGCTGCCCGATGTGGCCAATGCGTTGCCCGCTGGCGCGCTCGACAACGCCACGCTGCGCCAGATAGTGCGGCCGAGCATCGCGGGGTCGTATCTGCGGGTGCGGCTGTCCAATGTCTTCGGCACGACACCGCTGCGCATCGGCGGGGCCACGCTGGCGCGTTCGACGAACAACGCCAGCGGGGATATCGACGCGGCGACGCTGCGCACGCTCAGCTTTGGCGGCGCGGCGGGTGCGATCATTCCGCCGGGCGGCGAATGGCTGAGCGATCCCGTCGCATGGTCGGGCGGCGCGTTCCAGGACCTGGCGATCAGCGTGCATGTCCTGGCCGAACCCGGCGGCCAGACCTCGCACCCCGGATCGCGCGCGACCTCCTATGTCGTGCGCGGTGATGCGGCGCGGGCACCGATGCTCGCCGGAGCCACCGCAGTCGATCACTGGTATCTGCTCTCGGGGATCGAGGTCACCAGCTGCAAAGCGCGCGATGGCGTGGTGGTGCTCGGCGATTCGATTACCGACGGGCGCGGATCCACCACCAACGGCAACGACCGCTGGACCGATTTCCTCGCCCGGCGGCTCGATGGCCGCGCCGCGGTAATCAACCAGGGGATCGGCGGCAACCGCGTGCTGCTCGATGGGCTGGGGCCGAACGCGCTGGCGCGGCTCGACCGCGACGTGCTCGCGCAGCCGGGCATCCGCCACCTGATCGTGCTCGAAGGGATCAACGATATCGGCACGCTGGCGCGGCAGAAGACCGCAACCGCAGCCGATCATGCTTCGCTAGTCGACCAGATCACCGGTGCCTATGCGCAGATCATCGCACGCGCGCATGCCAGGGGGATCAAGGTGCACGGCGCCACCATCCTGCCTTTCATGGGCAACACGTTTTACGACCCCGATGCCGCCAGCGAAGCCGATCGGCAGGCGATCAATGCCTGGATCCGCAGTTCGGGCGCATTCGACAGCGTCATCGAACTCGACGCGGTGATGCGCGATCCGGCAAGGCCTGCGCATCTCAATCCCGCCTTCGATATCGGCGACGGGCTGCACCCCAACCCGGCGGGCTTCCGTGCGATGGCCGACGCGGTCCCGCTCTCGCTTTTCGACTGA